A genomic stretch from Salvia splendens isolate huo1 unplaced genomic scaffold, SspV2 ctg645, whole genome shotgun sequence includes:
- the LOC121790872 gene encoding putative 4-hydroxy-4-methyl-2-oxoglutarate aldolase 2, with product MALVTTAEVCDTNPQLIVSGELRALHPVFQIYGRRQVFSGPVVTLKVFEDNVLVREFLEEKGNGRVLVVDGGGSLRCAILGGNPVVQAQNNGWAGIIVNGCIRDVDEINGCDIGVRALASHPIKANKKGVGEKHVPVNIAGTRICDGEWMYADTDGILVSKSELSV from the coding sequence ATGGCCTTGGTCACAACAGCTGAAGTGTGTGATACAAACCCACAGCTTATAGTGAGTGGTGAGCTACGGGCACTCCATCCAGTTTTCCAGATTTATGGTAGGCGGCAAGTGTTTTCCGGCCCAGTTGTTACTCTGAAAGTGTTTGAAGATAATGTTTTGGTACGAGAGTTTCTTGAGGAGAAGGGGAATGGGAGGGTTCTTGTTGTTGATGGAGGTGGTAGTTTGAGATGCGCGATATTGGGTGGTAACCCAGTCGTGCAAGCTCAGAACAATGGATGGGCTGGTATAATAGTCAATGGCTGCATAAGGGATGTGGATGAAATCAATGGTTGTGACATCGGGGTGAGAGCTCTGGCATCGCATCCGATAAAAGCTAATAAGAAAGGGGTTGGAGAAAAGCACGTTCCTGTGAACATTGCTGGGACCAGAATCTGTGATGGAGAGTGGATGTATGCGGACACTGATGGCATTTTGGTCTCTAAATCAGAGCTGTCGGTTTGA